Proteins encoded together in one Spodoptera frugiperda isolate SF20-4 chromosome 15, AGI-APGP_CSIRO_Sfru_2.0, whole genome shotgun sequence window:
- the LOC118276121 gene encoding lipid scramblase CLPTM1L produces the protein MKYISVSLILSLIFAVYVVNTIWTLAEIFIPPECSRGERCFSSYLASKPVQHLVLYTSVKERPHLEGSTADSVSKVHTSLKFDYLNPATFDIKLKVPRKTRNNGTLFMHAVLLDDSRLYREFDEIIRTESIHTLPLVTHTEPQAATFNLLQQNNEGQKVPEKKSVHPYAHITTVAPLSILTDDLKLPSNKIPGELYPYIRVRSGKFLPILQHNVLKSRLSHFQLLNSSSTEVNITVNVAPTSYGSLRLSLHVRLALEQLFALGFSEKDVDDVKGIFADTNLYLLSATVLIASCHLLFDFLAFKNDVSFWRRKRSLAGLSARTVLWRAFSQLVIFFYLLDEMTSLLVLIPAGISAIIELWKVTKVLHLRVSFSGWRLRVWRDSSADAGEKSTAKADAEAMKYLSMLLYPLCIAGAIYSLVYEPHKSWYSWALHSIVNGVYAFGFLFMLPQLFVNYRLRSVAALPWRAFMYKAFNTFIDDIFAFIITMPTAHRVACFRDDLVFLVYLYQRWLYPVDKSRTDTASSMDENPEELEPIKQKEE, from the exons ATGAAATATATATCTGTTAGTTTAATATTGTCTTTAATTTTTGCTGTATATGTTGTCAATACTATTTGGACATTAGCTGAAATATTCATACCGCCAGAATGTAGTCGTGGCGAGAGATGTTTTTCATCTTATTTAGCTTCAAAACCTGTACAGCATCTAGTTTTGTATACTTCTGTAAAGGAACGTCCGCACCTGGAAGGTTCAACAGCGGATAGTGTTTCAAAAGTGCATACTTCTCTCAAGTTTGACTATTTAAATCCGGCGACTTT cgatataaagttgaaagtgCCTCGGAAGACTCGCAATAATGGGACATTGTTCATGCATGCTGTTTTGTTGGACGACAGTCGCTTGTACAGAGAGTTTGACGAGATCATTCGGACTGAATCTATACACACACTCCCCTTAGTGACACACACTGAGCCACAAGCGGCGACTTTCAATCTTCTTCAGCAAAAC aATGAAGGACAAAAAGTGCCAGAAAAGAAATCAGTTCATCCATATGCTCACATCACAACAGTGGCTCCACTATCAATTCTCACTGATGATCTCAAGTTGCCTAGCAATAAAATACCTGGGGAATTGTATCCTTATATTAG AGTGCGGAGTGGTAAATTCCTACCGATACTACAACACAATGTCTTGAAGTCAAGACTATCACACTTTCAACTCTTGAACAGCAGTTCTACGGAAGTGAATATTACAGTCAATGTGGCTCCCACATCATATGGTTCCTTGCGGTTGTCTCTACATGTCCGTTTAGCATTGGAGCAGCTTTTTGCTCTTGGTTTCAGTGAGAAAGACGTAGATGATGTCAAAGGAATATTTGCGGACACCAATTTGTATTTGTTATCAGCTACCGTGTTGATTGCTAGTTGCcat CTGCTGTTTGACTTCTTGGCCTTTAAGAATGACGTATCTTTTTGGCGACGCAAGCGCTCCCTGGCGGGTTTATCCGCTCGCACTGTGCTGTGGAGGGCATTCTCACAACTCGTCATATTCTTCTATTTGCTGGATGAGATGACCTCACTTCTTGTTCTAATACCGGCTGGCATTAGTGCGATTATTGAG TTATGGAAGGTGACAAAAGTCCTACATTTGCGGGTGTCATTCTCTGGATGGAGGTTACGTGTGTGGCGGGACTCGAGCGCTGACGCCGGAGAGAAGAGCACGGCCAAAGCTGATGCTGAAGCCATGAAGTATTTGTCTATGTTGCTGTACCCACTCTGCATCGCCGGAGCTATATACTCGCTGGTTTATGAGCCACATAAGAG CTGGTACTCCTGGGCGCTGCACAGCATAGTGAACGGCGTGTACGCGTTCGGTTTCCTGTTCATGTTGCCGCAGCTGTTCGTGAACTACCGCCTGCGCTCCGTGGCGGCGCTGCCGTGGCGCGCCTTCATGTACAAGGCCTTCAACACCTTCATCGACGACATCTTCGCCTTCATCATCACCATGCCCACTGCTCACCGCGTCGCCTGCTTCCGAGATGATCTCGTCTTCCTAGTTTATTTGTATCAGAGATG gTTGTACCCTGTAGACAAGTCTCGCACGGACACTGCGTCCAGTATGGATGAGAACCCTGAGGAGTTGGAGCCAATCAAACAGAAAGAAGAGTAG